The following coding sequences lie in one Sinorhizobium fredii USDA 257 genomic window:
- the glgA gene encoding glycogen synthase GlgA, with protein sequence MNVLSVTAEIFPFVKTGGLADVAGSLPKALKSHGIRTRTLVPGYGSVVEALDAGATPIARYDCLFGESATLLAGRAGGLDLFVLDAPGFFYRSGGPYTDEYGVDYPDNWKRFAAFSFVASQIAGGFVQHWRPDIIHAHDWHAALSLVYVKYADVQIPRVLTVHNIAFQGQFPAHLFSELGLPNEAYSVDCLEYYGDLGYLKGGLQAADAITVVSPTYAREIMSPTFGMGLEGVINARHDDVVGILNGIDIDVWDPSADPYIEHQYSARTPLRRLPNREALLELFGLPQTSGPVFASINRLTWQKGMDLLAAVVDEIVAMDGRLIVHGNGDAEIEHAFLDAARRFPQHIALWLGYEETVAHKIHAGADAMLVPSRFEPCGLTQLYALRYGCVPVVARTGGLSETIIDANVAALQAQAATGIQFSPVDTDGLRLALRRAFNLYRHRRIWEGLQRQGMKTDSSWHRSAARYAELYGDLTATEMRLAG encoded by the coding sequence ATGAACGTTCTCTCCGTGACGGCCGAGATTTTCCCTTTTGTGAAGACCGGCGGGCTGGCGGATGTTGCCGGTTCGCTCCCCAAGGCGCTTAAATCGCACGGGATTCGCACACGCACACTCGTGCCTGGGTACGGTTCCGTCGTCGAGGCGCTCGACGCCGGAGCAACCCCGATCGCCCGCTACGATTGTCTTTTCGGGGAAAGCGCCACGCTCCTTGCTGGACGGGCCGGCGGGCTGGATCTTTTCGTGCTCGATGCGCCGGGATTCTTCTATAGATCGGGCGGTCCTTACACCGACGAGTATGGGGTGGATTATCCGGACAACTGGAAGCGCTTCGCCGCCTTCTCCTTCGTCGCCTCGCAAATCGCAGGCGGCTTCGTGCAGCACTGGCGACCGGACATCATTCACGCCCACGACTGGCATGCGGCCTTGAGCCTCGTCTACGTCAAATACGCCGACGTCCAGATTCCGCGCGTCCTGACCGTACATAACATCGCCTTCCAAGGACAGTTTCCCGCCCACCTGTTCTCCGAGCTTGGCTTGCCGAACGAGGCCTATTCCGTCGACTGTCTCGAATATTATGGTGATCTCGGATACCTCAAGGGAGGCCTGCAGGCCGCGGATGCCATTACCGTGGTCAGCCCCACCTATGCGCGCGAAATCATGTCGCCGACCTTCGGAATGGGCCTTGAGGGCGTGATCAATGCGCGTCATGACGACGTAGTCGGCATCCTCAACGGCATCGATATCGACGTCTGGGACCCTTCGGCAGATCCGTACATTGAACATCAATACTCGGCGAGAACGCCTCTGCGTCGGCTTCCAAATCGCGAGGCGCTGCTCGAGCTCTTCGGACTGCCGCAGACGAGTGGCCCGGTCTTCGCCAGCATCAACAGGCTGACATGGCAGAAAGGCATGGATCTTTTGGCGGCCGTCGTCGACGAAATCGTTGCCATGGATGGCCGGCTGATCGTCCACGGGAATGGCGACGCGGAGATCGAACACGCTTTCCTGGACGCCGCCCGGCGTTTTCCACAACATATAGCCCTATGGCTCGGCTACGAGGAGACGGTCGCCCACAAGATACATGCCGGGGCAGACGCCATGCTCGTTCCCTCCCGCTTCGAACCCTGCGGCCTGACGCAGCTATACGCGCTCAGATATGGCTGCGTGCCGGTCGTGGCGCGGACCGGCGGCCTCTCGGAGACGATCATCGACGCCAATGTCGCAGCCCTGCAGGCGCAAGCGGCCACGGGAATACAGTTCTCCCCGGTCGATACGGACGGATTGCGGCTGGCACTGCGCCGCGCCTTCAACCTCTACCGGCACCGGCGCATCTGGGAGGGGCTGCAACGGCAGGGGATGAAGACGGACAGCTCCTGGCACCGCAGTGCGGCCAGATACGCGGAGCTCTACGGCGACCTCACCGCGACCGAGATGCGGTTGGCCGGTTAG
- a CDS encoding DUF3175 domain-containing protein has protein sequence MRKSIKKTTKWSQEVTVHSNALDIEHGIFASDDPRKIAHSLKRSAEASDRRKSSAFRSAMSMLTFYINRAGSGLDDEQRRVLEKAKDELRRDFGREPKG, from the coding sequence ATGCGCAAGAGCATTAAAAAGACGACGAAATGGTCGCAAGAGGTGACAGTGCATAGCAACGCACTGGACATCGAGCACGGCATTTTTGCTTCGGACGATCCGCGGAAGATTGCGCATTCACTGAAACGCTCGGCCGAAGCGAGCGACCGGCGTAAATCGAGCGCCTTTCGGTCCGCCATGTCGATGCTGACCTTCTATATCAATAGGGCCGGGTCTGGATTGGACGACGAACAGAGGCGCGTCCTCGAAAAGGCGAAGGACGAACTCAGAAGGGATTTCGGGCGCGAGCCCAAAGGCTGA
- a CDS encoding ATP-dependent DNA ligase, whose translation MPSPAHRKSTKEAGSLRPTATAKAARGMGSPAAFPLPVSTAPMEARSATELPSDVVWQYEPKWDGFRCLAFKSGEEVDLRAKSGKPLGRFFPEIIALMRQLDAAQFVVDGELVIEVDGRLSFDALQMRLHPAASRVQKLSQQTPARLILFDMLVDTDGAILTGRPLVARRAALEAFAAENSGAAQLELSPFTLDRHEAERWLTSWEAGATDGVVAKRRDGPYECGERAMLKVKRLKTADCVVGGFRYESDSEEVGSLLLGLYDTDGTLNHVGFTATISDKERPALTRRLEALREPPGFTGKAPGGPSRWSTERSGEWEPVRPELVVEVRFDHVSSRRFRHGTKLMRWRPDKDPRQCTYEQIEPR comes from the coding sequence ATGCCGTCACCCGCGCATCGAAAATCGACCAAGGAGGCCGGGAGCTTGCGCCCGACCGCAACGGCGAAGGCGGCCAGGGGAATGGGATCCCCCGCCGCCTTCCCGCTGCCTGTCAGCACGGCGCCGATGGAGGCACGCTCCGCTACGGAGCTTCCGAGCGATGTGGTGTGGCAGTATGAGCCGAAATGGGACGGCTTCCGCTGCCTTGCTTTCAAGTCCGGCGAGGAGGTTGATCTCCGGGCAAAATCCGGCAAGCCGCTGGGACGTTTTTTCCCGGAGATCATCGCGCTCATGCGCCAGCTGGACGCCGCGCAATTCGTCGTCGATGGTGAACTTGTGATCGAAGTCGATGGGCGTCTTTCCTTCGACGCCCTCCAGATGCGCCTGCATCCGGCGGCAAGCCGAGTCCAGAAGCTCTCGCAACAAACGCCTGCGCGCCTCATCCTCTTCGACATGCTTGTCGACACGGACGGAGCAATCCTGACCGGCAGGCCTCTCGTCGCCCGGAGAGCGGCACTCGAAGCCTTCGCCGCAGAGAATTCCGGTGCGGCGCAGCTTGAGCTTTCGCCCTTCACCCTGGACCGGCATGAGGCCGAGCGCTGGCTCACCTCATGGGAAGCGGGCGCCACCGACGGAGTCGTGGCAAAGCGGCGCGATGGGCCTTACGAGTGCGGCGAGCGGGCGATGCTGAAGGTCAAACGCCTGAAGACGGCGGATTGTGTCGTCGGCGGTTTCCGCTACGAGAGCGACAGCGAAGAGGTCGGTTCTCTCCTGCTTGGCCTTTACGACACGGACGGGACGCTCAACCATGTCGGCTTCACCGCAACAATTTCCGACAAGGAGCGGCCGGCCTTGACGCGTCGGCTCGAGGCCTTGCGGGAGCCACCCGGTTTCACCGGCAAGGCGCCCGGCGGTCCGAGCCGCTGGAGTACGGAGCGCAGCGGCGAATGGGAACCGGTCCGCCCCGAATTGGTCGTAGAAGTGCGATTCGATCACGTCAGCAGCCGGCGCTTCCGTCACGGCACGAAGCTGATGCGCTGGCGGCCGGACAAGGATCCGCGCCAATGCACCTATGAGCAAATCGAGCCTCGATGA
- a CDS encoding glutathione S-transferase translates to MTFKLYYWDGIPGRGEFVRLALEEAGADYVDVARQPGGTGAMLKLMKDAGGATPPFAPPFLIDGELVISHVANILFYLGPRLGLAPEEEGLRHVANGLQLTITDCVAEIHDTHHPIGVSLYYEEQKPEASKRAANFLKERLPKYLGYFERVLTENPKGRKHSVGGQLSYVDLSLFQLVEGLRYAFPNAMRANEEHVPALLAMHDAVAVRPRIRSYLASSRRLAFNESCVFRHYPELDRQS, encoded by the coding sequence ATGACATTCAAACTCTATTACTGGGACGGAATTCCCGGCCGCGGCGAATTTGTGCGCCTCGCACTGGAGGAGGCGGGCGCCGACTATGTCGATGTGGCGCGGCAGCCGGGAGGTACGGGTGCGATGCTGAAGCTGATGAAAGATGCAGGGGGTGCGACCCCGCCCTTCGCGCCACCCTTCCTGATCGACGGAGAACTGGTTATTTCTCACGTCGCCAATATTTTGTTCTACCTCGGCCCGAGGCTGGGGCTGGCACCCGAGGAAGAGGGACTCCGTCATGTGGCCAACGGCCTGCAACTGACGATCACCGATTGCGTTGCGGAGATCCACGACACGCACCATCCAATCGGCGTGTCGCTCTATTACGAGGAGCAGAAGCCGGAAGCGTCGAAGCGTGCGGCGAACTTTCTGAAGGAACGGCTGCCGAAGTATCTCGGCTATTTCGAACGTGTTCTCACCGAAAACCCCAAGGGCCGGAAGCATAGTGTCGGTGGGCAACTGAGCTATGTCGACTTATCGCTGTTCCAGCTGGTTGAGGGCCTGCGCTACGCATTTCCAAACGCCATGCGTGCCAACGAGGAGCATGTGCCGGCGCTGCTTGCGATGCACGATGCGGTTGCGGTGCGGCCGCGGATACGCAGCTATCTGGCCTCCAGCCGGCGATTGGCCTTCAACGAATCCTGTGTTTTCCGCCACTATCCCGAACTCGACCGACAGTCCTGA
- a CDS encoding YbhB/YbcL family Raf kinase inhibitor-like protein: MTFSLMSPAFAEGQTIPKKYTRFGENIFPPLKWTGTPGGTQSFALVVEDPDAVRGVFRHCAIVNIPGNWTELSQAVDTGPEHAIKFIRNDFGNARYDGPQPPAGTGVHHYHFKLAALNTRNISISDDVGAAQAWAEAGKHRIAEADLIGIYQG; this comes from the coding sequence ATGACTTTCAGCTTGATGAGCCCCGCCTTTGCCGAAGGCCAGACAATACCGAAAAAGTACACACGCTTCGGCGAGAACATCTTTCCGCCACTGAAATGGACGGGTACGCCCGGTGGAACGCAGAGCTTCGCATTGGTCGTCGAAGATCCGGACGCCGTCAGAGGGGTGTTTCGCCATTGCGCCATCGTCAACATTCCCGGCAACTGGACCGAACTTTCTCAAGCCGTCGATACCGGACCGGAACATGCCATCAAATTCATCAGGAACGATTTCGGCAACGCCCGTTATGACGGACCGCAACCGCCGGCAGGAACGGGCGTGCATCACTATCACTTCAAGCTCGCTGCGCTGAACACCCGCAACATCTCGATCTCGGACGATGTCGGCGCAGCACAGGCCTGGGCCGAGGCCGGCAAGCACCGGATCGCAGAGGCGGATCTGATCGGCATCTATCAAGGCTGA
- the katE gene encoding catalase — MAKKPSAPNNSKSATIHDQKATRGNGGELHQTAEGDTPILTTAQGGPVADDQNSLRAGERGPTLIEDFHFREKLFHFDHERIPERVVHARGYGAHGFFETYESLAAYTRADLFQRPGEKTPAFVRFSTVAGSKGSVDLARDVRGFAVKIYTKEGNWDLVGNNIPVFFIQDAIKFPDVIHSVKPEPDREFPQAQSAHDNFWDFISLTPESMHMIMWVMSDRAIPRSFRFMEGFGVHTFRFVNAKDESTFVKFHWKPKLGLQSVAWNEALKINGADPDFHRRDLWEAIQSGNFPEWDLHVQLFDQKFADKFDFDILDPTKIIPEEVLPTKPVGRLVLDRMPENFFAETEQVAFMTQNVPPGIDFSDDPLLQGRNFSYLDTQLKRLGSPNFTHLPINAPKCPFQHFQQDGHMAMRNPVGRVNYQPNSWGEGPRESPTKGFRHFASEEQGPKLRIRAESFADHYSQARQFFISQTPPEQRHIADALTFELSKVQTPVIRERMVSHLLNIDETLGKKVAHALGLPTMPKPAEAAVATRQDLNPSPALSIIERGPKRFEGRKLGILATDGADAALLNALITAVAEQKAAFELIAPKVGGFTASDGKRVAAHQMLDGGPSVLYDAVVLLTSQEAAADLIDVATARDFVADAFAHCKYIGYVGTALPLMQRAGIAESLDEGTIELTDAGSVASFLKELGKLRVWAREPAVKLK, encoded by the coding sequence ATGGCCAAGAAACCCTCCGCGCCGAACAATTCGAAGTCAGCCACCATCCATGATCAGAAAGCGACCCGCGGCAACGGCGGAGAGCTTCATCAGACTGCCGAAGGCGACACCCCCATCTTGACGACGGCGCAGGGCGGACCGGTGGCCGACGACCAGAACAGTCTGCGCGCCGGCGAACGCGGCCCGACATTGATCGAGGATTTCCATTTCCGTGAAAAGCTCTTCCATTTCGATCATGAGCGTATCCCGGAGCGCGTCGTGCACGCACGCGGCTATGGCGCGCATGGTTTCTTCGAGACCTATGAATCACTTGCCGCCTATACGCGGGCGGACCTGTTTCAGCGTCCCGGCGAGAAGACACCGGCCTTCGTTCGCTTCTCGACGGTCGCCGGCAGCAAGGGCTCCGTCGATCTTGCACGCGACGTGCGCGGCTTCGCGGTCAAAATCTACACCAAGGAGGGCAATTGGGATCTGGTCGGCAACAACATCCCGGTTTTCTTCATCCAGGACGCGATCAAGTTTCCGGATGTCATTCACTCGGTGAAGCCGGAGCCCGATCGGGAGTTCCCGCAGGCCCAATCGGCCCATGACAATTTCTGGGACTTCATCAGCCTGACGCCGGAAAGCATGCATATGATCATGTGGGTCATGTCCGACCGGGCTATCCCGCGTTCCTTCCGCTTCATGGAGGGGTTCGGCGTTCACACCTTCCGCTTCGTCAATGCCAAGGACGAGTCGACCTTCGTCAAGTTCCACTGGAAACCGAAGCTCGGGCTGCAGTCCGTCGCCTGGAACGAGGCCCTGAAGATCAATGGTGCGGACCCCGACTTCCACCGGCGCGATCTTTGGGAAGCCATCCAGTCGGGCAACTTCCCCGAGTGGGATCTCCACGTGCAGCTCTTCGATCAGAAGTTCGCCGACAAGTTCGACTTCGACATTCTCGATCCGACCAAGATCATTCCGGAGGAAGTCCTGCCGACGAAGCCGGTCGGGCGCCTGGTTCTCGACCGCATGCCGGAGAATTTCTTTGCCGAGACCGAACAGGTCGCCTTCATGACGCAGAACGTGCCGCCGGGCATCGACTTCAGCGATGATCCCCTGCTGCAGGGACGCAATTTTTCCTATCTCGACACGCAGTTGAAGCGGCTCGGCAGCCCGAACTTCACGCATCTGCCGATCAACGCGCCCAAATGTCCCTTCCAGCACTTCCAGCAGGACGGCCATATGGCCATGCGCAACCCGGTCGGCCGGGTGAACTACCAGCCGAATTCCTGGGGCGAGGGACCGCGCGAGTCGCCGACGAAAGGCTTCCGGCATTTCGCGTCGGAAGAGCAGGGACCGAAGCTTCGCATTCGGGCGGAGAGCTTCGCCGATCACTACAGCCAGGCCCGCCAATTTTTCATCAGCCAGACCCCGCCCGAGCAGCGCCATATCGCCGATGCCCTGACCTTCGAATTGAGCAAGGTGCAGACGCCGGTGATCCGCGAGCGGATGGTGTCCCATCTCCTCAACATCGACGAGACGCTTGGAAAGAAGGTGGCGCATGCTCTCGGATTGCCGACGATGCCGAAGCCGGCCGAAGCCGCCGTCGCCACGCGCCAGGACCTCAACCCGTCGCCGGCGCTCAGCATCATTGAGCGTGGTCCGAAGCGTTTCGAAGGTCGCAAACTCGGAATTCTGGCGACGGACGGCGCGGACGCCGCGCTTCTCAATGCTTTGATCACTGCGGTCGCGGAGCAAAAGGCGGCGTTTGAGCTCATCGCTCCGAAAGTCGGCGGCTTCACCGCCTCGGACGGAAAGCGGGTCGCAGCCCACCAGATGCTCGATGGCGGCCCATCCGTGCTCTACGACGCGGTGGTCCTACTTACGTCGCAAGAGGCGGCCGCCGATCTCATCGATGTCGCCACCGCCCGCGACTTCGTGGCGGACGCCTTCGCCCATTGCAAATATATCGGCTATGTGGGTACGGCGCTCCCCCTCATGCAGAGAGCCGGCATTGCCGAGTCTCTTGACGAGGGAACGATCGAGCTCACAGACGCCGGGAGCGTCGCCTCCTTCCTCAAGGAACTCGGCAAGCTGCGTGTCTGGGCGAGAGAGCCCGCCGTGAAGCTGAAGTAG
- a CDS encoding DNA-3-methyladenine glycosylase, with translation MGDYIGAAQIGELYRLQWDDSFFARDAVTVAADLIGAEFALSEVGGIIVETEAYLPDDAASHSFTGATNRNRSMFGPPAHAYVYLSYGLHWCLNFVCLPGSAVLIRAIEPRWGLETMRERRGVSQDRLLCSGPGRVGQALAIGKKEDGLPLDRKPFRLSPTAKRPPVSAGLRVGISKAVEHPWRFGLKNSPFLSRKF, from the coding sequence ATGGGAGACTACATAGGAGCGGCACAGATCGGGGAGCTCTATCGATTGCAGTGGGACGACAGCTTCTTTGCACGCGATGCCGTTACGGTCGCCGCCGATCTGATCGGCGCGGAATTCGCGCTCTCCGAAGTCGGCGGCATCATCGTCGAGACGGAAGCCTATCTGCCTGACGATGCGGCCTCGCACAGTTTTACCGGCGCCACGAACCGCAACCGCTCGATGTTCGGCCCGCCGGCACATGCCTATGTCTATCTATCCTACGGCCTCCACTGGTGCCTGAATTTCGTCTGCCTGCCCGGCAGTGCCGTGCTCATCCGCGCCATCGAGCCAAGATGGGGGCTGGAGACGATGCGGGAGCGGCGCGGCGTTTCGCAGGACAGACTGCTCTGTTCCGGTCCGGGACGGGTCGGTCAGGCCTTGGCGATCGGCAAGAAAGAAGATGGCTTGCCGCTCGACCGAAAACCGTTTCGATTGAGCCCGACGGCAAAGCGGCCGCCCGTATCTGCCGGCCTTCGCGTCGGGATTTCCAAGGCGGTCGAGCATCCCTGGCGCTTTGGGCTAAAGAACTCGCCTTTCCTCAGCCGCAAGTTCTAG
- a CDS encoding DUF763 domain-containing protein produces the protein MAQRAGNADLPLHGGRVPKWLGDRMTRLGTLITEAIVHHYGRDEFLRRLAHPFWFQSFGAVMGMDWHSSGITTSVIGALKRGLTPLSGELGIHVCGGRGQHSRKTPGELIAIGDRIGFNGAALADASRLVAKVDSAAVQDGFDLYLHGFIVTDDAKWVVVQQGMNGDRRQARRYHWLSEGLESFVDSPHAAIEGRGQGKIINLADRRAARSRASQVDLLSAFGPDGLVREVAMIESRGPALAAPAQLILPHLVMPAHHDVRESDVNMRRLHANFAAAADRGPKDFEELLLVPGVGARTVKALAMIAEVVHGTPCRFSDPARFSLAHGGKDRHPFPVPLKVYDETINVMKSAVEKGRLGREEELAALRRLDEQSRRMERYVTGPDLKEIVAGEFRNSPRFGGRSVFGWEREAEVGQRDDAGAAVKGRTRN, from the coding sequence ATGGCGCAACGAGCAGGCAATGCGGATCTACCGCTGCATGGCGGCCGTGTTCCGAAATGGCTCGGCGACCGCATGACGCGGCTCGGCACGCTGATTACCGAGGCGATCGTCCACCATTACGGGCGCGATGAATTCCTGAGGCGGCTTGCCCACCCGTTCTGGTTCCAGTCCTTCGGCGCGGTCATGGGCATGGACTGGCATTCGTCGGGGATCACCACCAGCGTTATCGGCGCCTTGAAGCGCGGCCTCACGCCGCTCTCGGGCGAGCTTGGCATTCACGTCTGTGGCGGCCGCGGTCAACATTCCCGCAAGACGCCGGGCGAACTTATCGCGATCGGGGATCGCATCGGATTTAACGGTGCCGCGCTTGCCGATGCGAGCCGCCTCGTTGCCAAGGTCGACAGCGCCGCCGTTCAGGACGGCTTCGATCTTTATCTCCACGGCTTCATCGTCACCGACGACGCGAAATGGGTCGTCGTCCAGCAGGGCATGAACGGCGACCGGCGCCAGGCGAGACGCTATCATTGGCTTTCCGAAGGCTTAGAAAGCTTCGTAGATTCGCCCCATGCGGCGATCGAGGGGCGCGGGCAGGGCAAGATCATCAATCTGGCGGACCGGCGCGCGGCGCGCTCGCGGGCAAGCCAGGTCGATCTCCTGAGCGCATTCGGGCCCGATGGGCTGGTGCGCGAGGTGGCGATGATCGAGTCTCGCGGACCCGCCTTGGCGGCTCCAGCTCAGTTGATACTGCCGCATCTCGTCATGCCGGCCCATCACGATGTGCGCGAAAGCGACGTGAACATGCGACGCCTGCACGCCAATTTTGCCGCCGCGGCCGATCGCGGGCCGAAGGATTTCGAGGAATTGCTTCTCGTGCCGGGCGTCGGCGCACGCACCGTCAAGGCGCTCGCCATGATTGCCGAGGTGGTCCACGGCACGCCGTGCCGCTTTTCCGATCCGGCCCGCTTTTCGCTGGCCCATGGCGGCAAGGACCGCCATCCCTTTCCGGTGCCGCTCAAGGTCTATGACGAGACGATCAATGTGATGAAATCGGCGGTTGAGAAGGGGCGGCTCGGGCGAGAGGAAGAACTGGCCGCCTTGAGGCGACTCGACGAGCAGTCGCGCCGAATGGAGCGTTACGTCACCGGGCCGGACCTCAAGGAGATCGTTGCGGGCGAGTTCAGAAATTCGCCCCGTTTTGGCGGGCGGAGCGTGTTCGGCTGGGAGCGGGAGGCAGAAGTAGGTCAAAGGGACGATGCGGGTGCCGCCGTCAAAGGCCGCACCCGCAACTGA
- a CDS encoding UdgX family uracil-DNA binding protein (This protein belongs to the uracil DNA glycosylase superfamily, members of which act in excision repair of DNA. However, it belongs more specifically to UdgX branch, whose founding member was found to bind uracil in DNA (where it does not belong), without cleaving it, appears to promote DNA repair by a pathway involving RecA, rather than base excision.), translating to MPTEPVKMGPALSGEYAEAPSIAALRKQAEGCERCDLYKNATQLVFGEGPSKARVVLVGEQPGDREDLAGRPFVGPAGRILDECLHEAGIDRTSCYLTNAVKHFKFEQRGKRRLHSRPNAGEIQRCSWWLGAELEKLHPEVVVALGATALSSLLGRRAGVMKNRGDLIATPAGYPVLVTIHPSYLLRIQSREDAAAERDRFVKDLAKIAAHVD from the coding sequence ATGCCGACTGAACCTGTCAAAATGGGTCCGGCCCTCTCCGGCGAGTACGCCGAGGCCCCCTCCATTGCAGCGCTGCGCAAACAGGCCGAGGGCTGCGAGCGCTGCGACCTCTACAAGAATGCGACGCAGCTGGTGTTTGGCGAAGGACCCAGCAAGGCCCGCGTCGTCCTTGTCGGCGAACAGCCCGGCGATCGTGAGGATCTGGCGGGCCGACCGTTTGTCGGGCCGGCCGGACGCATTCTGGACGAGTGCCTGCATGAGGCGGGTATTGATCGAACAAGCTGCTATCTCACCAATGCGGTCAAGCATTTCAAGTTCGAGCAACGAGGCAAGCGCCGACTGCATTCACGACCGAATGCAGGAGAGATCCAGCGCTGCTCCTGGTGGCTCGGCGCGGAGCTTGAGAAGCTTCACCCCGAGGTCGTCGTCGCGCTTGGCGCTACGGCGCTTTCATCGCTCTTGGGACGCCGCGCCGGCGTGATGAAGAACCGCGGCGACCTGATCGCCACGCCCGCCGGCTACCCGGTTCTTGTCACGATCCATCCGTCCTATCTGCTGAGGATCCAGAGCCGAGAGGACGCGGCGGCCGAACGCGACCGCTTCGTCAAGGACCTCGCCAAGATCGCGGCCCATGTCGACTAA
- the treZ gene encoding malto-oligosyltrehalose trehalohydrolase translates to MHSRVRKTWGADLTSGDDAHFRLWAPDERAVRLILNGAPHAMRALDGGWFEVSGRARAGDRYWFELSDGTRVADPASRAQAEGASGPSVLVDHSAYEWKAASWRGRPWEEAIISELHVGCFTPEGTFRAAARRLPHLAEAGITAIEIMPVAEFPGSRGWGYDGVLPYAPHHVYGTPDDLKALIDAAHGLDMMILLDVVYNHFGPEGNSLPRYASRFFNGDRPTPWGASIAFEEPAVRRFFIENALYWLRDFRFDGLRLDATDQIRDTSEPHFLAVLAREVRETFVDRSVHLVIEDATRRRKLVRRNGDGSIAHFTAGWNDDFHHGLHVVATSEARGFYRPFAKRPWQAMREAMTEGFAASETTEKPAAHRPEGTVPPQARVSFLQNHDQIGNRAFGERLASLARNDQLRVMTAMLMLSPQIPLLFMGEEYGETQPFLFFADFRGDLGEAIRRGRQGEAENFGGMPRGKTVDDLPDPLDPRTFAASKLCWERAESEAGRKHLAFIRQLADIRQRHIAPLMGQCDLPSFEVYPARDGIVAIDWSFGPVLELRANLSAERQSVPPIHGEPIFGGETLDGSELSGPGIVAAVRHN, encoded by the coding sequence ATGCACAGCCGTGTCCGGAAGACCTGGGGCGCCGACCTGACCTCCGGCGATGATGCACATTTTCGCCTGTGGGCGCCCGACGAGCGTGCGGTTCGCCTCATTCTCAATGGCGCCCCGCACGCCATGCGCGCGCTCGACGGCGGCTGGTTCGAGGTCTCCGGCCGGGCGCGAGCGGGAGACCGCTACTGGTTCGAGCTTTCCGACGGGACCCGCGTTGCCGATCCCGCCTCCCGCGCCCAGGCGGAGGGAGCTTCCGGCCCGTCCGTGCTCGTCGATCACTCGGCCTATGAGTGGAAAGCGGCCTCCTGGCGCGGCCGTCCTTGGGAAGAGGCGATCATCTCAGAGCTGCATGTCGGCTGCTTTACTCCGGAGGGCACCTTTCGAGCGGCGGCTCGGCGGCTGCCGCATCTCGCCGAGGCGGGGATCACCGCCATCGAGATCATGCCGGTCGCCGAGTTCCCGGGCTCGCGCGGCTGGGGCTACGATGGCGTTCTACCCTATGCTCCGCACCATGTCTATGGGACGCCCGACGATCTCAAGGCGCTGATCGATGCGGCGCACGGGCTCGACATGATGATCCTGCTCGACGTCGTCTACAATCACTTCGGACCGGAGGGCAACAGCCTCCCCCGCTACGCCAGCCGTTTCTTCAATGGCGATCGGCCGACCCCATGGGGGGCTTCGATCGCCTTCGAGGAGCCCGCGGTGCGGCGCTTCTTCATCGAGAACGCCCTCTATTGGCTCCGGGACTTCCGCTTTGACGGCCTGCGCCTCGATGCGACGGACCAGATACGAGACACCAGCGAGCCGCATTTTCTTGCCGTCCTGGCGCGCGAGGTACGCGAGACTTTTGTCGATCGCAGCGTCCATCTCGTGATCGAGGATGCGACCCGCCGCCGCAAGCTCGTGCGGCGCAATGGCGACGGGTCGATCGCGCACTTCACCGCCGGGTGGAACGACGATTTCCACCACGGGCTCCATGTTGTCGCAACAAGCGAGGCACGGGGCTTCTATCGTCCCTTCGCCAAGCGCCCGTGGCAGGCGATGCGCGAAGCCATGACTGAGGGCTTCGCCGCGAGTGAAACGACCGAGAAACCTGCGGCTCATCGGCCGGAAGGCACGGTGCCACCGCAGGCGCGGGTGAGTTTCCTCCAGAACCACGATCAAATCGGCAACCGGGCCTTCGGCGAGCGCCTCGCTTCGCTCGCCAGGAATGATCAGCTGCGGGTGATGACAGCAATGCTGATGCTCTCGCCGCAAATTCCGCTGCTCTTCATGGGCGAGGAATATGGGGAAACCCAGCCGTTCCTGTTCTTCGCCGATTTTCGGGGCGACCTCGGCGAGGCCATTCGTCGAGGGCGGCAAGGGGAGGCCGAGAATTTCGGCGGCATGCCGCGCGGCAAGACGGTCGATGATCTTCCCGATCCGCTTGATCCCCGAACCTTTGCCGCTTCGAAGCTTTGCTGGGAACGCGCGGAGAGCGAGGCCGGCAGGAAACATCTCGCCTTCATCCGCCAACTTGCCGACATCCGGCAGCGGCACATCGCACCTCTGATGGGCCAATGCGATCTTCCGAGTTTCGAGGTCTATCCCGCCCGTGACGGCATTGTCGCCATCGATTGGTCGTTCGGCCCGGTGCTCGAGTTGCGCGCCAATCTCTCGGCCGAGCGACAGTCCGTTCCGCCGATCCATGGGGAACCGATTTTCGGCGGCGAAACTCTGGACGGGTCCGAACTGTCGGGGCCGGGTATCGTTGCTGCCGTGCGGCATAATTAG